Proteins encoded in a region of the Triticum dicoccoides isolate Atlit2015 ecotype Zavitan chromosome 3A, WEW_v2.0, whole genome shotgun sequence genome:
- the LOC119270640 gene encoding uncharacterized protein LOC119270640 isoform X2, with translation MAASANHLAAGLRPLPHSRQPRLAPPFSPLPSPRHKTREEKRRGRSSDQVGQSAARSAHDRPATTARHAVVRGFFHPDGRARSLAPHATPRHATDRASPAPTHAMDPARAPPQGPPRSTAPSASARPRYLTTRRHGHGWTFPCCHALEGCCCSFFVRRHPTSITSDRLPAVAGRPTIPATHSDASVLWFQERWPPLYIAGGAPSCRAHGTHPFKGLAADHKGQLGAPLCPCRRLITFPWTWCLLWNFPWERGNSDHTSAAAAAASRRAAATLPHTNPAISFSIAEQPCQLGGQVAGQAEGGEEGQREAVAPFVTSKRKLSGSLSASGGEKVLVLGFLSFMPLVVSHYSVLPLEIITT, from the exons ATGGCCGCCTCTGCCAAtcacctcgccgccggcctccgGCCTCTCCCCCACAGCCGGCAACCTCGTCTCGCGCCTCCgttctctcccctcccctcccctcgtcACAAGACGAGAGAAGAGAAGAGGAGAGGGAGATCGAGCGACCAGGTCGGTCAGTCGGCGGCCAGATCCGCCCATGACCGGCCGGCGACCACAGCACGCCACGCCGTCGTCAGGGGATTCTTCCACCCCGACGGACGTGCTCGCTCTCTCGCgccccacgccacgccacgccacgccacggatCGAGCTTCCCCTGCTCCCACCCACGCCATGGATCCAGCTCGCGCTCCTCCTCAAG GGCCCCCCAGATCGACAGCGCCAAGTGCTTCTGCTCGGCCACGTTACCTGACCACACGACGCCATGGCCATGGATGGACCTTCCCCTGCTGCCACGCACTCGAAG GTTGCTGCTGCTCTTTCTTTGTGAGACGACATCCAACATCAATCACCAGCGACAGACTCCCTGCTGTGGCCGGCCGACCAACTATACCTGCTACTCACTCGGACGCCTCCGTTCTTTGGTTCCAGGAGAGATGGCCGCCGCTATACATTGCCGGAGGAGCACCTTCCTGCAGAGCTCATGGGACGCACCCCTTCAAG GGGCTTGCTGCTGACCACAAGGGTCAACTTGGAGCTCCTCTCTGCCCCTGCAGGCGATTAATCACCTTCCCGTGGACTTGGTGCCTGCTTTGGAATTTCCCATGGGAGAGAG GCAATTCTGACCATACatctgcagcagcagcagccgcgtcAAGAAGAGCAGCGGCTACCTTGCCACACACAAACCCAGCCATAAGCTTCTCTAT TGCTGAGCAACCCTGCCAACTTGGTGGCCAAGTTGCAGGCCAAGCCGAGGGTGGCGAAGAAGGTCAAAGGGAAGCGGTGGCGCCTTTTGTGACGAGCAAACGAAAACTCTCTGGTTCTTTAAGCGCATCGGGAGGCGAGAAGGTGTTGGTtttagggtttttatcatttatgccactagttgtgtctcactactcagttttgccattagaaattATAACTACTTAA
- the LOC119270640 gene encoding uncharacterized protein LOC119270640 isoform X1: MAASANHLAAGLRPLPHSRQPRLAPPFSPLPSPRHKTREEKRRGRSSDQVGQSAARSAHDRPATTARHAVVRGFFHPDGRARSLAPHATPRHATDRASPAPTHAMDPARAPPQGPPRSTAPSASARPRYLTTRRHGHGWTFPCCHALEGCCCSFFVRRHPTSITSDRLPAVAGRPTIPATHSDASVLWFQERWPPLYIAGGAPSCRAHGTHPFKGLAADHKGQLGAPLCPCRRLITFPWTWCLLWNFPWERGNSDHTSAAAAAASRRAAATLPHTNPAISFSMSLPCIDLAEQPCQLGGQVAGQAEGGEEGQREAVAPFVTSKRKLSGSLSASGGEKVLVLGFLSFMPLVVSHYSVLPLEIITT; this comes from the exons ATGGCCGCCTCTGCCAAtcacctcgccgccggcctccgGCCTCTCCCCCACAGCCGGCAACCTCGTCTCGCGCCTCCgttctctcccctcccctcccctcgtcACAAGACGAGAGAAGAGAAGAGGAGAGGGAGATCGAGCGACCAGGTCGGTCAGTCGGCGGCCAGATCCGCCCATGACCGGCCGGCGACCACAGCACGCCACGCCGTCGTCAGGGGATTCTTCCACCCCGACGGACGTGCTCGCTCTCTCGCgccccacgccacgccacgccacgccacggatCGAGCTTCCCCTGCTCCCACCCACGCCATGGATCCAGCTCGCGCTCCTCCTCAAG GGCCCCCCAGATCGACAGCGCCAAGTGCTTCTGCTCGGCCACGTTACCTGACCACACGACGCCATGGCCATGGATGGACCTTCCCCTGCTGCCACGCACTCGAAG GTTGCTGCTGCTCTTTCTTTGTGAGACGACATCCAACATCAATCACCAGCGACAGACTCCCTGCTGTGGCCGGCCGACCAACTATACCTGCTACTCACTCGGACGCCTCCGTTCTTTGGTTCCAGGAGAGATGGCCGCCGCTATACATTGCCGGAGGAGCACCTTCCTGCAGAGCTCATGGGACGCACCCCTTCAAG GGGCTTGCTGCTGACCACAAGGGTCAACTTGGAGCTCCTCTCTGCCCCTGCAGGCGATTAATCACCTTCCCGTGGACTTGGTGCCTGCTTTGGAATTTCCCATGGGAGAGAG GCAATTCTGACCATACatctgcagcagcagcagccgcgtcAAGAAGAGCAGCGGCTACCTTGCCACACACAAACCCAGCCATAAGCTTCTCTATGTCTCTCCCTTGTATAGATCT TGCTGAGCAACCCTGCCAACTTGGTGGCCAAGTTGCAGGCCAAGCCGAGGGTGGCGAAGAAGGTCAAAGGGAAGCGGTGGCGCCTTTTGTGACGAGCAAACGAAAACTCTCTGGTTCTTTAAGCGCATCGGGAGGCGAGAAGGTGTTGGTtttagggtttttatcatttatgccactagttgtgtctcactactcagttttgccattagaaattATAACTACTTAA
- the LOC119270640 gene encoding uncharacterized protein LOC119270640 isoform X3, producing MAASANHLAAGLRPLPHSRQPRLAPPFSPLPSPRHKTREEKRRGRSSDQVGQSAARSAHDRPATTARHAVVRGFFHPDGRARSLAPHATPRHATDRASPAPTHAMDPARAPPQGPPRSTAPSASARPRYLTTRRHGHGWTFPCCHALEGCCCSFFVRRHPTSITSDRLPAVAGRPTIPATHSDASVLWFQERWPPLYIAGGAPSCRAHGTHPFKGLAADHKGQLGAPLCPCRRLITFPWTWCLLWNFPWERGNSDHTSAAAAAASRRAAATLPHTNPAISFSMSLPCIDL from the exons ATGGCCGCCTCTGCCAAtcacctcgccgccggcctccgGCCTCTCCCCCACAGCCGGCAACCTCGTCTCGCGCCTCCgttctctcccctcccctcccctcgtcACAAGACGAGAGAAGAGAAGAGGAGAGGGAGATCGAGCGACCAGGTCGGTCAGTCGGCGGCCAGATCCGCCCATGACCGGCCGGCGACCACAGCACGCCACGCCGTCGTCAGGGGATTCTTCCACCCCGACGGACGTGCTCGCTCTCTCGCgccccacgccacgccacgccacgccacggatCGAGCTTCCCCTGCTCCCACCCACGCCATGGATCCAGCTCGCGCTCCTCCTCAAG GGCCCCCCAGATCGACAGCGCCAAGTGCTTCTGCTCGGCCACGTTACCTGACCACACGACGCCATGGCCATGGATGGACCTTCCCCTGCTGCCACGCACTCGAAG GTTGCTGCTGCTCTTTCTTTGTGAGACGACATCCAACATCAATCACCAGCGACAGACTCCCTGCTGTGGCCGGCCGACCAACTATACCTGCTACTCACTCGGACGCCTCCGTTCTTTGGTTCCAGGAGAGATGGCCGCCGCTATACATTGCCGGAGGAGCACCTTCCTGCAGAGCTCATGGGACGCACCCCTTCAAG GGGCTTGCTGCTGACCACAAGGGTCAACTTGGAGCTCCTCTCTGCCCCTGCAGGCGATTAATCACCTTCCCGTGGACTTGGTGCCTGCTTTGGAATTTCCCATGGGAGAGAG GCAATTCTGACCATACatctgcagcagcagcagccgcgtcAAGAAGAGCAGCGGCTACCTTGCCACACACAAACCCAGCCATAAGCTTCTCTATGTCTCTCCCTTGTATAGATCTGTAG
- the LOC119270640 gene encoding uncharacterized protein LOC119270640 isoform X4: MAMDGPSPAATHSKERWPPLYIAGGAPSCRAHGTHPFKGLAADHKGQLGAPLCPCRRLITFPWTWCLLWNFPWERGNSDHTSAAAAAASRRAAATLPHTNPAISFSMSLPCIDLAEQPCQLGGQVAGQAEGGEEGQREAVAPFVTSKRKLSGSLSASGGEKVLVLGFLSFMPLVVSHYSVLPLEIITT, encoded by the exons ATGGCCATGGATGGACCTTCCCCTGCTGCCACGCACTCGAAG GAGAGATGGCCGCCGCTATACATTGCCGGAGGAGCACCTTCCTGCAGAGCTCATGGGACGCACCCCTTCAAG GGGCTTGCTGCTGACCACAAGGGTCAACTTGGAGCTCCTCTCTGCCCCTGCAGGCGATTAATCACCTTCCCGTGGACTTGGTGCCTGCTTTGGAATTTCCCATGGGAGAGAG GCAATTCTGACCATACatctgcagcagcagcagccgcgtcAAGAAGAGCAGCGGCTACCTTGCCACACACAAACCCAGCCATAAGCTTCTCTATGTCTCTCCCTTGTATAGATCT TGCTGAGCAACCCTGCCAACTTGGTGGCCAAGTTGCAGGCCAAGCCGAGGGTGGCGAAGAAGGTCAAAGGGAAGCGGTGGCGCCTTTTGTGACGAGCAAACGAAAACTCTCTGGTTCTTTAAGCGCATCGGGAGGCGAGAAGGTGTTGGTtttagggtttttatcatttatgccactagttgtgtctcactactcagttttgccattagaaattATAACTACTTAA
- the LOC119270640 gene encoding uncharacterized protein LOC119270640 isoform X5, giving the protein MGLAADHKGQLGAPLCPCRRLITFPWTWCLLWNFPWERGNSDHTSAAAAAASRRAAATLPHTNPAISFSMSLPCIDLAEQPCQLGGQVAGQAEGGEEGQREAVAPFVTSKRKLSGSLSASGGEKVLVLGFLSFMPLVVSHYSVLPLEIITT; this is encoded by the exons ATG GGGCTTGCTGCTGACCACAAGGGTCAACTTGGAGCTCCTCTCTGCCCCTGCAGGCGATTAATCACCTTCCCGTGGACTTGGTGCCTGCTTTGGAATTTCCCATGGGAGAGAG GCAATTCTGACCATACatctgcagcagcagcagccgcgtcAAGAAGAGCAGCGGCTACCTTGCCACACACAAACCCAGCCATAAGCTTCTCTATGTCTCTCCCTTGTATAGATCT TGCTGAGCAACCCTGCCAACTTGGTGGCCAAGTTGCAGGCCAAGCCGAGGGTGGCGAAGAAGGTCAAAGGGAAGCGGTGGCGCCTTTTGTGACGAGCAAACGAAAACTCTCTGGTTCTTTAAGCGCATCGGGAGGCGAGAAGGTGTTGGTtttagggtttttatcatttatgccactagttgtgtctcactactcagttttgccattagaaattATAACTACTTAA
- the LOC119270641 gene encoding uncharacterized protein LOC119270641, which yields MRPRRSPSAGRSSPESSNASQSSGSQSSGGMKNPDGSIPIPFTIHRGNPDRLTGLGSSYLEMPSGQENINLTKEDYPKLVLVIKDDDENQQMCLKIMKSLTHENVLGVHFWEKVEEGPYIRVHVEPYTASISTIISEAESLVDRRSKLVPSPAFEEIVSASIDGLDYIRESGYYHGNFSWETTLYHQEADKIVVKLANFEIKGPSLVECQVEDCISLAASLEWASQKVKKEYPNVKPHTCYIIDDLIRILKSFTVNSVHTMKLQLKDHEFFWNSKRKKIFFAYDVPQVFKNDLVKQKFAESPSMPDLPWTATWPTHELIPGQLMKHMLIYRGNNGLGSYNASDVEEFLRFISGMYSHENELKEKIPNLNVNKEVQRIYPCLWYDLKKAIRDAEEQADNAMAVDN from the exons ATGCGTCCCCGCCGCAGCCCCTCCGCCGGACGCAGTTCACCGGAGTCCAGCAAC GCGTCACAATCAAGTGGCAGTCAATCTAGTGGTGGGATGAAAAATCCGGATGGTTCGATTCCTATCCCCTTCACCATCCATCGAGGTAATCCAGACCGGCTAACCGGATTGGGCTCTTCGTATTTGGAGATGCCTTCCGGTCAGGAGAATATCAATCTGACTAAAGAGGATTATCCAAAGCTTGTCCTCGTTATAAAAGATGACGACGAGAACCAACAAATgtgtctaaagattatgaaaagcTTGACTCATGAGAATGTCCTTGGAGTGCATTTCTGGGAAAAGGTTGAAGAAGGACCATATATCCGAGTTCATGTGGAGCCTTACACAGCATCGATTTCAACGATCATTAGCGAAGCTGAATCTCTTGTCGATCGTAGGTCAAAATTGGTTCCATCTCCGGCCTTTGAAGAGATAGTGAG TGCATCAATTGATGGCCTAGACTACATTAGAGAGAGTGGTTACTACCATGGTAACTTCTCATGGGAAACTACTCTGTACCATCAGGAAGCTGATAAAATAGTAGTCAAATTGGCGAACTTCGAAATAAAAG GTCCTTCTCTGGTGGAATGCCAGGTGGAAGACTGTATCTCTCTGGCAGCCTCTCTTGAGTGGGCATCTCAAAAGGTGAAGAAGGAGTATCCCAATGTCAAGCCACACACTTGCTACATAATAGATGACCTCATAAGGATTTTGAAGTCTTTTACTGT GAATTCTGTTCACACAATGAAACTTCAGCTCAAAGATCATGAATTTTTTTGGAACAGCAAGAGGAAGAAGATTTTCTTTGCCTATGATGTACCGCAAGTCTTCAAAAATGATCTAGTTAAGCAAAAATTTGCGGAATCTCCATCTATGCCAGATTTGCCATGGACGGCAACATGGCCAACTCATGAGTTGATACCTGGTCAGCTTATGAAACATATGTTGATTTACCGTGGAAATAATGGACTTGGATCATATAACGCATCCGATGTGGAAGAGTTTCTAAGGTTCATAAGTGGGATGTATTCGCATGAGAATGAACTCAAGGAGAAG ATTCCTAACCTCAATGTCAATAAGGAAGTTCAGAGGATATATCCGTGTTTGTGGTATGATTTAAAAAAAGCCATACGAGATGCCGAGGAACAAGCTGATAATGCCATGGCAGTGGACAATTAA